Below is a genomic region from Fodinibius saliphilus.
CTGGCCACTCTATAACCGATATTCCATCCCCATAAAAATATTCTTCGGCCCCAATTTCGACCGCTTCTTTGGGCGACTCCATTCGATAGCAATCGAAATGGTAAAGCATTTTTGTGCCCGAATATTCATTAATCAACGTAAAGGTTGGAGAATGGACTTCGGTACTGTCTATTCCATAGGCTTTGGCCATTCCTTTGACAAAATGGGTTTTGCCGGCTCCTAATTCTCCGTCTAGACATAGAACATCGCCAGCTGTCAACTCAGCAGCTATTTTTTCCCCTAAAGCAATGGTTTCTTCGGGACTCCTCGTCGTAAACTCTTTTTCCATACTATTACACTTACAATAAAAAGATAAGAAGATACAATCTGTAAGAGGCGAATGCCATTACAACATAGATTTTGGTCGCAATGTGGCGATCGGTAAAATCATCTCTTCCATACTTGCACCGCCATGCAAGAAGGTGTCTCGATAACGATTTTGATAACGATGGTAATTGGTTGGATACACAAAATAGTAATCTTCTTTGGCCACAATATAATTATTAGAATGCCCCGGTGTAGGCAACTTATAACTACTGGGATTATCAATAATCATGGTAGCATCCTCTTCAGCTGAGAGATTACGACCATATTTATAGCGCAGGCTGGTAGAGGTATCTCGGTCTCCCAGAACTTTAGTATCACGAAGTGCTCGTACTGCACCATGGTCACTCGTCACGACTATGACAACTTCCTCCTCTGCCAACAGTTTGAAAATTTCGAACAGTGTAGAATGCTGAAACCACGTTTTTGTCAGCGACCGAAAAGCCGGAACATCAGGAGCAATTTCTTTCAACACATCAGAATCCGAACGGGAGTGAACTAATGTATCTACAAAATTATACACAAAAGTACTTAGCGGAAATTGCAAATAATTATGAATATTATCTGCTACTGTACGCCCCTCTTCAGTATTAAGCACCTTTTCATATGTGAGCTTTGCGTCAAGACCCTTTCGTTCTAATTGTTTTAGCAGTAGTTCTTCTTCATACCGATTTAAAGAACTTTCATCCTCTCCCTGATGCCACAAAGCCGGATATTCTTTTTCTATTTCCAAAGGAAACAAACCGGAAAAAATTGCATTACGAGAATAAGGTGTAGCAGTCGGCAAAATCGAATAATAAAAATCGGTATCAATACTAAAATCGTCTTTTAGTAACTGCTCGAACAGTAGCCACTGATCATAACGCATACAATCAATCACTAAAAAGAGGGTTTTTTGCCCATTTTTAACATGAGGCAGTACATATTCGTCTACTAAGTCAGTAGAAAGGGCCGGACGCTCTGGAGTGTTCTTCTCAAGCCATGACTGATAGTTTACCTCTACAAAACGGCCAAACATCTTATTAGCTTCTCGATATTGGTCTGCCAATACCTGACGTAATGATTCTTCTCCCGATTCCAGGTCAATATCCCATCGAGTCAGTTGCTGATAGATCTCAATCCACTTCTCCCAGCCAGCCTCTTTACTGATTTTGGCAGAAAGCTTATTAAAGTTACGCAGGTAGGATTGGGCAAATTTCTCATTTCGAATTCGACGCCGTTCTAAAATTCGCTTCACCGTCAAAAGAATCTGGTTGGGATTCACCGGCTTAATAAGATAATCTGATATTTTACCCCCGATCGCCTCCTCCATGATCGATTCTTCTTCACTCTTTGTGATCATAACAACCGGTAGGGCCGGCTGCAATGTCTTAATCCTATTCAACGTAGCCAACCCATCCATGCCAGGCATCTGTTCATCCAGGAAAATAATATCAAAAGGACGCTCTTGGATAAGAGTAATAGCATCATCCCCATTGGTCACAGGGGTAACCTCAAAATCTTTATTCTCTAAGAAAATGATGTGTGGCTTTAACTGATCGATCTCATCGTCAGCCCACAAAATTCGTGTTGGCATAGGGATCCGTCTATATTAATTAGGATCCTTAAGTTTGATAAATGGTTTCAAATTATCCAGTCGCTTTTGGGCAATTCCTTTTATTTTTTTGAGCTCATCAATAGCGTTAAATTTCCCCTTTTCTTCTCGATATTTGATGATTCGCCTAGCATAGGCCGGACCAATCCCCGGCAGAGATTCTAACTGTGCCTGGGAGGCTGTGTTTACGTTAATTCGCTGTTTATGGCTGTTTTCACCCGTGGACTCCTCCTTTTCAGAAGCGGTAGTATCAATAGGAATAGTATCCATATCAGCCATAATATGTCTTTGCTGTTCTGAAGGATGGTACT
It encodes:
- the tsaE gene encoding tRNA (adenosine(37)-N6)-threonylcarbamoyltransferase complex ATPase subunit type 1 TsaE, translating into MEKEFTTRSPEETIALGEKIAAELTAGDVLCLDGELGAGKTHFVKGMAKAYGIDSTEVHSPTFTLINEYSGTKMLYHFDCYRMESPKEAVEIGAEEYFYGDGISVIEWPGRIEPLLPLDAIWISIEVPNRRTRKFVIRKRGS
- a CDS encoding response regulator; protein product: MPTRILWADDEIDQLKPHIIFLENKDFEVTPVTNGDDAITLIQERPFDIIFLDEQMPGMDGLATLNRIKTLQPALPVVMITKSEEESIMEEAIGGKISDYLIKPVNPNQILLTVKRILERRRIRNEKFAQSYLRNFNKLSAKISKEAGWEKWIEIYQQLTRWDIDLESGEESLRQVLADQYREANKMFGRFVEVNYQSWLEKNTPERPALSTDLVDEYVLPHVKNGQKTLFLVIDCMRYDQWLLFEQLLKDDFSIDTDFYYSILPTATPYSRNAIFSGLFPLEIEKEYPALWHQGEDESSLNRYEEELLLKQLERKGLDAKLTYEKVLNTEEGRTVADNIHNYLQFPLSTFVYNFVDTLVHSRSDSDVLKEIAPDVPAFRSLTKTWFQHSTLFEIFKLLAEEEVVIVVTSDHGAVRALRDTKVLGDRDTSTSLRYKYGRNLSAEEDATMIIDNPSSYKLPTPGHSNNYIVAKEDYYFVYPTNYHRYQNRYRDTFLHGGASMEEMILPIATLRPKSML
- a CDS encoding ComEA family DNA-binding protein, with protein sequence MKRKIFFWLENLKITPKERMTISGLLIILVVLTVANFGISQPEPFDEEEYLELEQQFERRTEILEKEREHLLAKYHPSEQQRHIMADMDTIPIDTTASEKEESTGENSHKQRINVNTASQAQLESLPGIGPAYARRIIKYREEKGKFNAIDELKKIKGIAQKRLDNLKPFIKLKDPN